The Equus caballus isolate H_3958 breed thoroughbred chromosome 12, TB-T2T, whole genome shotgun sequence genome contains a region encoding:
- the OR8K78 gene encoding olfactory receptor 8K3, whose translation MEKHNLSVLNEFILMGITDRPELQAPLFVLFLMIYVISLVGNLGLVILTKMDSRLQTPMYFFLRYLAFTDLGYSTTVGPKMLVNFVVDQNTISYYCCATQLVFFLFFIISELFILSAMSCDRYVAICNPLLYTVIMPQRVCQVLVAIPYLYSTFISLLITTNIFNLSFCGYNIIHHFYCDDPPLLSLLCSNTHEIELIILIFSAFNLILSLLIVFLSYLLILVAILRMNSAEGRCKAFSTCGSHLTVVTVFYGTLIFMYVKPKSSHSFDTEKVVSIFYTLVIPMLNPLIYSLRNKDVKYAVQTIWKNYAIYFPKVHFPI comes from the coding sequence ATGGAAAAACACAATCTATCAGTGCTGAATGAATTCATTCTTATGGGAATTACAGACCGTCCTGAGCTGCAGGCTCCATTATTTGTGCTCTTTCTCATGATCTACGTGATCTCACTGGTGGGCAACTTGGGCCTGGTCATCCTCACCAAGATGGACTCCAGGCTACaaacacccatgtacttctttctcagATACCTGGCTTTTACTGATCTTGGTTATTCAACAACTGTGGGACCCAAAATGTTAGTAAATTTTGTTGTGGATCAAAACACAATCTCCTATTATTGTTGTGCAACACAgctggttttcttccttttctttattattagtGAACTTTTTATTCTGTCAGCAATGTCCTGTGACCgttatgtggccatctgtaatcCTCTGCTCTACACTGTCATCATGCCACAAAGGGTATGTCAGGTGCTGGTGGCAATCCCATATCTCTACAgcacatttatttctcttctaatcaccacaaacatttttaatttatccttCTGTGGCTACAATATCATCCATCATTTCTACTGTGATGACCCGCCTTTGTTATCTTTGCTCTGCTCGAACACACATGAAATTGAATTAATTATTCTGATTTTCTCAgcttttaatttgattttatctCTTCTGATAGTTTTTTTGTCTTACCTGCTCATCCTTGTAGCTATTCTCAGGATGAACTCTGCTGAGGGTAGATGCAAGGCCTTTTCTACCTGTGGATCCCACCTGACAGTGGTCACAGTGTTCTATGGGACATTGATATTTATGTATGTGAAACCCAAGTCTAGTCATTCATTTGATACTGAGAAGGTGGTTTCCATATTTTACACCCTGGTTATCCCCATGTTGAATCCCTTGATCTATAGCTTGAGGaacaaagatgtaaaatatgCAGTACAAACGATATGGAAAAACTATGCAATATATTTTCCCAAGGTTCACTTTCCAATATGA